The Zobellia alginiliquefaciens genome contains a region encoding:
- a CDS encoding aspartate-semialdehyde dehydrogenase: protein MKVAVVGATGMVGEVMLKVLSERNFPVTELLLVASERSVGKKLSYKDKEYTIIGLADAVAAKPEIAIFSAGGDTSLEWAPKFAEAGTTVIDNSSAWRMDPTKKLVVPEINAGELTKEDKIIANPNCSTIQLVMALAPLHEKYKMKRVVISTYQSVSGTGVKAVRQLENEIAGIEGEMAYPYPIGRNALPHCDVFLENGYTKEEMKLAREPQKILDDRSFSISATAVRIPTAGGHSESVNVEFHNDFDLNDVRGLLNETSGVTVQDNPDTNTYPMPIYAHDKDEVFVGRIRRDESQRNTLNMWIVADNLRKGAATNAVQIAEYLVENHLV from the coding sequence ATGAAAGTAGCCGTTGTAGGTGCCACCGGTATGGTTGGCGAGGTGATGCTTAAGGTGTTGAGTGAACGTAACTTCCCCGTTACAGAGTTGCTGTTGGTAGCTTCTGAGCGTTCGGTAGGTAAAAAACTCTCATACAAAGACAAAGAATATACAATTATTGGTTTGGCCGATGCTGTTGCAGCAAAGCCAGAGATTGCCATATTTTCTGCTGGAGGAGATACTTCATTGGAATGGGCGCCTAAATTTGCAGAGGCTGGTACTACAGTTATAGATAACTCTTCTGCATGGCGGATGGACCCGACCAAGAAATTGGTGGTTCCTGAAATCAATGCAGGTGAATTAACTAAAGAAGACAAGATTATAGCCAATCCTAATTGTTCTACAATTCAATTGGTAATGGCTTTAGCTCCATTGCATGAAAAGTACAAGATGAAGCGGGTGGTTATTTCAACATACCAATCGGTATCAGGAACTGGGGTTAAGGCGGTGCGCCAGTTAGAAAATGAAATAGCGGGTATAGAAGGTGAAATGGCCTATCCTTATCCTATTGGTAGAAATGCATTACCACATTGTGATGTTTTCTTGGAGAACGGGTATACGAAAGAAGAGATGAAATTGGCTCGTGAGCCACAAAAGATTTTAGATGACCGTAGCTTTTCTATCAGTGCTACCGCTGTACGTATTCCAACGGCAGGAGGACATTCAGAATCAGTAAATGTGGAGTTTCACAATGATTTTGATTTGAACGATGTTCGAGGTTTGTTGAATGAAACTTCAGGTGTTACCGTACAGGATAACCCGGATACGAATACCTACCCAATGCCAATTTATGCGCATGATAAAGATGAAGTTTTCGTAGGACGTATTCGTAGGGACGAGTCGCAACGTAATACGCTAAATATGTGGATTGTTGCGGATAACTTGCGCAAAGGTGCTGCTACAAATGCGGTGCAAATTGCTGAGTATCTAGTAGAAAACCACTTGGTATAA
- the mscL gene encoding large conductance mechanosensitive channel protein MscL: MLKDFRNFIMTGNVIEFAVAVIMAGAVGLVVNGFVNDIVMPVVGEFTGGVDFANLKHILTPASGVEGEPGYVAENAIRYGAWINTIVNLLIVGFVMFLIVKAYAKAKGPEPEPAPTGPSQEDLLGEIRDLLKKQ, encoded by the coding sequence ATGTTAAAAGATTTTAGAAATTTTATTATGACCGGCAATGTCATTGAATTTGCTGTTGCAGTCATAATGGCCGGAGCCGTAGGCCTTGTAGTAAACGGATTTGTAAATGACATCGTTATGCCAGTTGTTGGTGAATTTACGGGTGGAGTGGATTTTGCCAATTTGAAGCACATACTTACTCCAGCCTCAGGTGTAGAAGGAGAACCAGGTTACGTAGCTGAAAATGCTATCCGTTACGGTGCATGGATCAATACAATTGTAAACTTATTGATCGTTGGTTTCGTTATGTTCCTTATTGTGAAGGCTTATGCTAAAGCAAAAGGCCCAGAGCCAGAACCAGCTCCAACAGGTCCATCTCAAGAAGATTTATTAGGTGAAATTAGAGATTTGCTTAAAAAGCAATAA